Proteins found in one Opitutaceae bacterium genomic segment:
- a CDS encoding ElyC/SanA/YdcF family protein: MRLFRPATVYVPTLAGWVVLAALLLAPPVWWGFKGEAFLSVHAPVAADVLVVEGWIGRDGIQFAAKEYHKGGYRYVVAVGVEGEGWRPEDQSDFAKAAANVMAAHGVPRSQILEVSLQRILTNRTYASIKNAREALEATGFTPKGVNVVTRGCHARRSRLVVSRVFDPVPAGTVTFWREAPTEVRWWESTARAADFFSESLKFFLALLWG; encoded by the coding sequence ATGCGCCTCTTCCGCCCGGCCACCGTTTACGTTCCCACCCTTGCGGGATGGGTCGTGCTTGCGGCGTTGCTCTTGGCTCCACCCGTGTGGTGGGGATTCAAGGGAGAAGCGTTCCTGTCGGTCCACGCGCCAGTCGCGGCCGACGTGCTGGTGGTTGAGGGATGGATTGGTCGCGATGGAATCCAGTTCGCCGCTAAAGAGTACCACAAAGGGGGGTATCGCTACGTCGTCGCGGTGGGCGTGGAGGGCGAGGGCTGGCGTCCCGAGGACCAGTCGGATTTCGCGAAAGCCGCTGCAAACGTCATGGCGGCACACGGAGTCCCGCGGAGCCAGATACTCGAAGTTTCGTTGCAACGCATTCTGACCAACCGCACCTACGCCTCGATCAAGAATGCACGCGAGGCGCTTGAGGCCACCGGCTTCACGCCCAAAGGCGTCAATGTGGTCACGCGCGGCTGCCACGCAAGGAGAAGTCGGCTGGTGGTGAGTCGGGTGTTTGATCCCGTACCCGCAGGCACGGTCACCTTCTGGCGCGAAGCCCCCACCGAAGTTCGTTGGTGGGAATCAACCGCTCGTGCCGCGGACTTCTTTTCCGAGAGCCTGAAGTTCTTTTTGGCCCTGCTTTGGGGATAA
- a CDS encoding immunoglobulin domain-containing protein, with amino-acid sequence MAHFRFLPYCILVAFSLVSPMSGASARLGQTVTLKVSASGTAPFKYQWYKGATPIAGATTANLLLRAVKVADAGSYHVKVTNAAGTATSPFLKLDILSVLSSSPSPTPRPNLTPTPRPSPTPTRRPATTPRPTASPTPRPSAAQRPTATPTPRPTATPKPVATPKPTATPTPKPTATPKPTATPSPTPLLSTYQKNSGMGVPTFNSPKVQMLNPGSLPARIERFSVRSEAGRPDGAFTLGWAVAGSNDSHFLTRVAGPALRSLGTANPMPDPKLSLFAGNISSGLNNNWTDGGLGSSLGSLFSMVGAFPYSMSNPRDAAIQGVYRGHRRAAVEANAGTAGGVALFESFDVFKVASTKIVHFAGLVWAGTGNSASSGGFTLVSTSSQKVLIRAIGPTLSSYQVGATCADPALDLYRSNNGALVWVAKNDNWNNSDSALKDAFRKVSAFEPAPNSKDAALLVNLNAGVYTVTVKPMNGTAGRCLLEVYLVP; translated from the coding sequence ATGGCTCACTTCAGGTTTCTCCCCTATTGCATTCTTGTGGCGTTTAGCCTCGTTTCCCCCATGTCCGGCGCCTCCGCCCGTCTTGGCCAGACCGTGACACTGAAGGTGTCTGCCTCGGGTACCGCGCCGTTCAAGTACCAATGGTACAAAGGAGCGACACCGATTGCTGGCGCTACGACAGCAAACCTATTGCTGCGTGCGGTGAAAGTAGCTGATGCGGGCAGCTATCACGTGAAAGTCACAAATGCTGCGGGAACTGCTACGTCGCCATTCCTGAAGCTAGACATTCTCTCGGTCCTCAGCTCGTCTCCTTCACCCACGCCGCGACCGAATCTCACCCCGACACCGAGACCTTCGCCGACACCAACTCGGCGTCCCGCTACCACCCCGCGCCCCACGGCCTCCCCTACCCCACGTCCCTCGGCCGCGCAACGACCGACGGCGACCCCCACCCCCAGGCCAACGGCAACCCCCAAGCCAGTCGCCACGCCGAAGCCAACTGCGACCCCGACGCCCAAGCCCACAGCCACGCCCAAGCCGACAGCCACCCCCTCGCCGACTCCCCTGCTTAGCACGTACCAGAAGAACTCGGGCATGGGCGTGCCGACCTTTAATTCGCCGAAAGTGCAGATGCTTAACCCCGGCTCCTTGCCGGCACGTATCGAACGTTTCTCTGTGCGCTCGGAAGCAGGCAGGCCAGACGGTGCCTTCACTCTCGGCTGGGCGGTGGCCGGCAGCAACGATTCCCACTTTCTGACGCGAGTCGCCGGCCCTGCGCTCCGTTCACTCGGCACCGCCAACCCGATGCCAGACCCGAAACTCTCGCTTTTTGCCGGGAATATCTCATCCGGTTTGAACAACAACTGGACCGATGGTGGGCTAGGCTCGAGCCTGGGTTCGTTGTTTTCGATGGTCGGTGCCTTCCCTTACTCGATGAGCAATCCCCGTGATGCGGCAATCCAGGGTGTCTATCGTGGACACCGACGCGCCGCAGTTGAAGCGAATGCGGGCACCGCCGGAGGCGTAGCGCTGTTCGAGAGCTTTGATGTCTTCAAGGTGGCGTCGACCAAGATCGTACATTTCGCGGGCTTGGTGTGGGCAGGTACCGGAAATTCGGCAAGTAGCGGAGGGTTTACACTCGTCTCCACTTCTTCGCAGAAGGTCTTGATCCGCGCCATTGGGCCAACTTTGTCCTCTTATCAAGTGGGAGCAACCTGCGCCGACCCCGCTTTGGACCTCTACCGCTCGAACAACGGTGCCTTGGTTTGGGTCGCCAAGAACGACAATTGGAATAACTCGGACAGTGCCCTGAAGGACGCATTCCGCAAAGTGAGCGCGTTCGAACCTGCACCCAACAGCAAGGATGCCGCCCTTCTCGTAAACCTGAACGCAGGGGTATACACCGTGACGGTCAAGCCGATGAATGGAACAGCAGGGCGCTGCCTCCTTGAGGTATACCTGGTGCCGTAA
- the prsR gene encoding PEP-CTERM-box response regulator transcription factor, which produces MSQDQPKLLIVDDDEEIRTQMKWALAGTYAVHLAEDKATALETFRTARPPVVLLDLGLPPRPNSPDIGLEILQEVLASAPATKVVVVSGQGEKENSLKAIGLGAYDFFLKPVDVEELKVMLRRAYHVSYLESEYHRLQSAAAAADFEGMLGSSPAMTKAFETIRKVAPSDAPVLVLGESGTGKEMAARAIHQRSNRSDGPFIAINCSAIPENLLESELFGHEKGSFTGAHAMRKGRIESAEGGTLFLDEIGDVPLPIQVKLLRFLQEKTLERIGGRQQIEVDTRVVAATNVDLQKAMAEGRFREDLFYRLAVVRFTLPPLRERDEDIRLVAQSFLNRFSADAGKEGLSFSPDAIRALHQHSWPGNVRELQNRVRRAVIMSESNRLTADDLELVAPPKAGTGTTLKEAREALEREMVQAALRKHNWKIAPAATDLGISRPTFYELMDKLGIQRPE; this is translated from the coding sequence ATGAGCCAAGACCAACCAAAGCTTCTCATCGTCGATGATGACGAGGAGATTCGCACGCAGATGAAATGGGCGCTGGCGGGCACGTACGCCGTGCACCTCGCTGAAGACAAGGCCACGGCCCTGGAGACATTTCGAACGGCGCGCCCCCCTGTCGTGCTCCTCGACCTCGGGCTCCCCCCCCGGCCCAATTCGCCCGACATCGGGCTGGAGATCCTCCAGGAGGTCCTGGCGTCGGCGCCGGCGACAAAGGTGGTCGTCGTCTCGGGCCAGGGAGAGAAGGAAAACTCACTGAAGGCAATCGGCCTCGGGGCCTACGACTTCTTCCTCAAGCCCGTGGACGTCGAGGAGCTCAAGGTGATGCTGCGGCGCGCCTACCACGTCTCGTATTTGGAATCTGAATACCACCGGCTCCAGTCCGCTGCGGCGGCCGCGGATTTCGAGGGGATGCTGGGTTCAAGCCCAGCCATGACCAAGGCGTTCGAAACAATCCGCAAGGTTGCGCCCAGCGACGCCCCGGTGCTTGTGCTTGGGGAAAGCGGGACGGGCAAGGAGATGGCCGCACGGGCCATCCACCAGCGAAGCAACCGCAGCGACGGACCCTTCATCGCGATCAACTGCAGCGCCATCCCGGAAAATCTTCTGGAGAGCGAACTGTTCGGTCATGAGAAGGGATCCTTCACCGGGGCCCATGCCATGCGCAAAGGCAGGATCGAGAGCGCGGAGGGCGGCACGCTCTTCCTCGATGAAATAGGCGACGTGCCGCTCCCGATCCAGGTGAAGCTTCTTCGTTTCCTGCAGGAGAAGACGCTCGAGCGCATCGGCGGGCGGCAGCAGATTGAAGTGGATACACGGGTCGTCGCCGCCACCAATGTGGATTTGCAAAAGGCCATGGCCGAGGGCCGGTTCCGCGAGGACTTGTTTTATCGACTGGCCGTGGTGCGGTTCACGTTGCCGCCCTTGAGGGAACGCGACGAGGACATCCGCCTCGTGGCGCAATCGTTTCTCAACCGCTTTTCCGCTGACGCCGGAAAAGAGGGTCTCAGCTTCAGCCCGGACGCCATTCGTGCCCTGCACCAGCACTCCTGGCCGGGGAACGTGCGGGAATTGCAGAATCGTGTCCGCCGCGCCGTAATCATGAGCGAATCGAACCGGCTTACCGCCGACGATCTCGAGTTGGTGGCGCCCCCTAAGGCCGGCACCGGCACCACCCTTAAGGAAGCCCGCGAGGCATTGGAGCGTGAAATGGTCCAGGCGGCCCTTAGAAAACATAATTGGAAGATCGCTCCCGCAGCCACAGACCTGGGAATTTCCCGACCCACCTTTTATGAACTCATGGATAAACTCGGCATCCAAAGACCGGAATAG
- the glgB gene encoding 1,4-alpha-glucan branching protein GlgB, with translation MIISPAELEAFTAAKCGHPHDLLGMHLCKKGKSQGVVVRAFLRGVLECAVVDLKDGSALPMERLTEEGFFEVFIPKRKEVFAYQLRAAYEGGESRQFFDPYNFLPTLGDLDLHLFNEGNDHRVYEKLGAHVRQLGPARGVSFAVWAPSAKRVSVVGNFNTWDGRYHPMRPLGASGVWELFIPGLGEGELYKFEILDQWGHLHVKTDPYGTYFEAPPGNASIVCDVRKHHWKDQAWMDARRDKAGKLDQPVSIYEVHLGSWKRKLEDAGRPFTYRELGPLLADYALDLGFTHLEVMPLAEHPFDGSWGYQVTGFYAPTHRFGSPHDFAWFVDYLHQRGLGIILDWVPAHFPRDAFALAQFDGTHLYEHADPRQGAHMDWGTLIFNYGRNEVRCFLTANALSWLDRYHIDGLRVDAVASMLYLDYSRREGEWIPNKYGGRENLEAIEFLKSTNDLVHHYFPGTFMIAEESTSFPGVSRPTRDGGLGFDYKWNMGWMHDTLRYFSKESVHRKWHQNDLTFGMLYQYAENFITVFSHDEVTHGKASMLFKMGAWHIPEKAANLRSLYAHMWLWPGKKLLFMGCEFGQSAEWNYTKQLDWHLREYLDHEGVRLLVRDLNRLYTSEPVLSQNDFNSQGFRWIACHDSDGSVVAFLRCDAFEQNLFLVVGHFTGVVRDNYRIGVPRQGFWKEILNTNSEYYGGSGLGNNGGCHAEDVACDSHSQSLVLTLAPFSTTVFKWSAG, from the coding sequence GTGATCATTTCTCCTGCGGAATTGGAAGCGTTCACCGCCGCCAAATGCGGCCATCCCCATGACTTGCTTGGCATGCACTTGTGCAAGAAGGGCAAGTCCCAGGGCGTGGTCGTCCGCGCCTTCCTGCGCGGTGTGCTTGAATGCGCGGTCGTCGATTTGAAGGACGGCTCCGCCCTGCCCATGGAGCGCCTCACCGAGGAGGGTTTCTTCGAGGTGTTCATCCCGAAACGAAAGGAGGTCTTCGCCTACCAGTTGCGCGCGGCCTACGAGGGGGGCGAATCCCGGCAGTTTTTTGATCCCTACAACTTCCTGCCTACTCTGGGCGATCTCGACCTGCACCTCTTCAACGAGGGCAATGATCACCGGGTGTATGAGAAACTGGGCGCGCACGTCCGCCAGTTGGGGCCGGCGCGAGGGGTGTCCTTCGCCGTCTGGGCGCCCTCCGCGAAACGGGTGTCGGTGGTGGGCAATTTCAACACCTGGGACGGCCGTTATCATCCCATGCGCCCACTCGGCGCCTCGGGCGTGTGGGAGCTGTTCATCCCCGGCCTGGGTGAGGGAGAACTCTACAAATTCGAGATTTTGGACCAGTGGGGCCATCTCCACGTCAAGACCGACCCCTATGGCACCTACTTCGAGGCGCCCCCGGGCAACGCCTCGATCGTCTGCGATGTGCGCAAACACCACTGGAAGGACCAGGCGTGGATGGATGCACGCCGCGACAAGGCCGGAAAACTCGACCAGCCGGTTTCGATTTACGAGGTGCACCTGGGCTCCTGGAAGCGCAAGCTCGAGGACGCCGGCCGCCCCTTCACGTACCGCGAGCTGGGGCCCTTGCTCGCCGACTATGCACTCGACCTCGGCTTCACCCACCTCGAGGTCATGCCCCTTGCCGAACATCCCTTTGATGGTTCCTGGGGTTACCAGGTGACCGGGTTCTACGCCCCGACGCACCGCTTTGGCTCGCCGCACGACTTTGCCTGGTTTGTCGATTACCTTCACCAGCGCGGCCTCGGCATCATCCTCGACTGGGTGCCCGCCCATTTCCCGCGCGACGCGTTTGCCCTCGCGCAATTCGACGGCACGCACCTGTACGAACACGCGGATCCGCGACAGGGCGCCCACATGGATTGGGGCACGTTGATTTTCAACTACGGACGCAACGAAGTGCGCTGCTTCCTCACCGCCAATGCCCTGTCCTGGCTTGATCGCTACCACATCGACGGGCTTCGCGTCGACGCCGTGGCGTCGATGTTGTACCTGGATTACTCGCGCCGTGAAGGCGAGTGGATCCCCAACAAGTACGGCGGCCGCGAGAATCTCGAGGCGATCGAGTTCCTCAAGTCCACGAACGACCTCGTGCACCACTACTTCCCGGGAACCTTTATGATCGCCGAGGAGTCGACCTCCTTTCCGGGCGTGAGCCGCCCCACGCGCGATGGCGGCCTGGGCTTCGACTACAAGTGGAACATGGGCTGGATGCACGACACCCTGCGCTACTTTTCGAAGGAAAGTGTGCACCGGAAATGGCACCAGAACGACCTCACCTTCGGCATGCTGTACCAGTACGCCGAAAATTTCATCACGGTCTTTTCCCACGACGAGGTCACGCACGGCAAGGCGTCGATGCTCTTCAAGATGGGAGCCTGGCACATCCCCGAGAAGGCCGCCAACCTGCGCTCCCTCTACGCGCACATGTGGCTCTGGCCGGGCAAGAAACTCCTCTTCATGGGGTGCGAGTTCGGACAGTCCGCAGAGTGGAATTACACCAAGCAACTCGATTGGCACCTCCGCGAGTACCTCGACCACGAAGGCGTGCGCCTGCTCGTGCGCGATCTCAATCGCCTCTACACCTCCGAGCCGGTCCTGTCGCAGAATGACTTTAACTCGCAGGGCTTCCGCTGGATCGCCTGCCATGACTCCGACGGCAGCGTGGTGGCCTTCCTGCGCTGCGACGCCTTCGAGCAGAACCTTTTCCTGGTCGTAGGGCACTTCACCGGCGTCGTTCGGGACAACTACCGCATCGGCGTCCCCCGTCAGGGTTTCTGGAAGGAAATCCTCAACACCAATAGCGAGTACTACGGCGGAAGCGGCTTGGGCAACAACGGCGGCTGCCACGCTGAGGACGTCGCCTGCGACAGCCATTCCCAGAGCCTCGTGCTGACCCTGGCGCCGTTTTCGACGACGGTCTTCAAGTGGAGCGCGGGCTGA
- a CDS encoding exopolysaccharide biosynthesis polyprenyl glycosylphosphotransferase: protein MNSSSGSDGLSTAATAKYSDVLPGVPTLAGALGGTQAIPNTEEAHRSREMGYRIATRLMLGDLVVAFAAVFLGLQTRAWQVQGIGNQTLGGELQMVAISAAGALIFSLIMAATHAYEVRSLYRMNHLVKAVIKSCILWCLSILAAVGFLHNEGYNPQISLLFAVCSLGIGIISWRMAAFAWMLKPEVRSAASSRIVMVGWNDKAFHLRDAMHRDLSQLGEIVGCVPAPGGRFSGRPPADVTVLGDYSDLPNLIRNNQVDTVILADMSCPPSEIHHLIAFCQREYVGFQMIPEYFSALNSGLRVQTVSGVPLLGVSQLPLDNALNRAIKRGVDIVGALIGLGISAMIIPWFCLLVYIESPGPVIYRQKRTSRGGRNFFIYKIRSMKLNAETGTGAVWCKKEDDRRLKIGTFMRKTNIDELPQFWNVLKGDMSLVGPRPERPELIEKFKHEIPNYNVRHKVRAGLTGWAAINGWRGDTDLRKRVEADIYYLENWSVFLDLYCIIATCFKIKNAH, encoded by the coding sequence ATGAATTCTTCCTCAGGCTCCGACGGTCTCTCCACAGCAGCCACTGCGAAGTATAGCGATGTCCTACCTGGCGTTCCCACCCTTGCGGGCGCACTCGGCGGTACTCAGGCAATCCCGAATACGGAAGAAGCCCACCGCTCCCGGGAGATGGGCTATCGGATCGCCACCCGGCTCATGCTGGGTGATTTGGTTGTCGCGTTCGCTGCCGTGTTCCTCGGTCTGCAAACTCGCGCGTGGCAGGTGCAGGGTATTGGGAATCAAACACTCGGCGGCGAACTCCAGATGGTCGCCATCTCGGCTGCCGGCGCCCTGATTTTTTCGCTCATCATGGCAGCCACGCACGCCTATGAAGTGCGGTCGCTCTACCGGATGAACCACCTTGTCAAGGCGGTGATCAAGTCCTGCATCCTTTGGTGCCTCTCCATTCTTGCCGCAGTGGGATTCCTTCACAACGAAGGTTACAATCCGCAGATCTCCCTGCTCTTCGCCGTCTGCTCATTGGGGATCGGTATCATTTCATGGCGTATGGCCGCCTTTGCCTGGATGCTTAAGCCCGAGGTCCGCAGCGCCGCCTCCTCCCGGATCGTGATGGTGGGCTGGAACGACAAGGCCTTTCACCTGCGCGATGCGATGCATCGGGATCTCTCCCAACTCGGTGAGATTGTCGGCTGCGTGCCCGCTCCCGGCGGCCGCTTCTCGGGACGCCCTCCTGCGGATGTCACGGTGCTCGGCGATTATTCCGACCTGCCCAATCTTATCCGTAACAACCAGGTGGATACGGTCATCCTCGCAGACATGTCGTGCCCACCGTCGGAAATCCACCACCTGATCGCTTTCTGCCAGCGTGAATACGTCGGTTTCCAGATGATTCCGGAGTATTTTTCTGCGCTTAACTCCGGCCTTCGCGTGCAGACGGTTTCAGGCGTGCCGCTCCTCGGGGTGTCACAGCTGCCGCTCGATAATGCCCTCAATCGCGCAATCAAGCGCGGAGTTGACATCGTCGGTGCGCTCATCGGCCTTGGCATCTCGGCCATGATCATCCCTTGGTTCTGCCTGCTGGTGTACATCGAGTCCCCGGGCCCGGTGATTTACCGCCAGAAGCGCACCAGCCGCGGCGGACGCAATTTCTTCATCTACAAGATCCGCAGCATGAAGCTTAATGCCGAGACGGGCACGGGCGCCGTGTGGTGCAAAAAGGAAGATGATCGCCGACTCAAAATCGGCACGTTCATGCGAAAGACCAATATCGACGAGCTTCCCCAGTTCTGGAATGTGCTCAAGGGTGACATGAGCCTTGTGGGTCCGCGCCCGGAGCGTCCGGAGCTCATCGAAAAGTTTAAGCACGAGATTCCGAATTACAATGTCCGCCACAAGGTGCGCGCCGGCCTCACTGGCTGGGCCGCCATCAACGGCTGGCGCGGCGACACCGACCTTCGCAAGCGCGTCGAGGCAGATATCTACTATCTCGAGAATTGGTCTGTTTTCCTCGATCTCTACTGCATCATCGCGACTTGCTTTAAGATCAAGAACGCACACTGA
- a CDS encoding immunoglobulin domain-containing protein: MSASFSRVFLLFAIILGMIVPGMNAASATVGQKVTFSVSASGTAPFTYQWYKDGVALSGATASTHVIASVSSAHAGGYTVTVSNSAGSATSAVSTLAISAPASPPSITTQPSAVTVTEGGAASFTVSASGGTPLSYQWRKDGVAITGATSASYSIPATAATHSGSYSVVVTNSSGSVTSNAASLTVNPVVVAPTILAHPTSASALAGSSLTLSVNATGSGTLSYQWKKNGANITGATSASLSLTGITTANGGTYSVVVTNSVGSVTSNAATVTVTTLTVAPSISSQPSSQSVNVGSPLVLSVAVDGTAPFTYQWKKGGINILGATSSTFSVNSAALGNAGDYSVVVTNSAGSVTSSIASVSVLEVIVAPSITSQPASKSVSAGANATFSVSATGTGPLTYQWIYNDTDIPGATAASYTVVAAQPADAGNYSVVVTNAAGSDISATASLTVTGTSNGGGTINPTPTPTPVPTAAPTPIPTPIPTATPTPKPTATPTPKPSATPTPLPNATPTPVPSATPTPLPTATPTPVPGPTPTPKPAVTPTPKPSPTPTPVVNPAPTPTPEPPGAVQTRLSNLSIRSIAGMGGNPLIVGLTMSGSTGKSVLVRATGPALSAFGVGGTLADPNLKLFNDQLETDSNDNWGTSSAQVIEAGIKVGAFPLVDTSSRDTALVTTLSGSRTVHVNSSRPGESGVVLVEVYDAGTGASTRLTNASARNYAGVGGEVLVLGFTIDGPGTRKVLVRGIGPTLSVFGVTGTLQDPTMQLHKLSGGQATLIDFNDNWGGDPVIADAFSKAGAFNLNANSRDAAIVATLPAGGYTITVAGLNNGTGEALVEIFELE; this comes from the coding sequence ATGAGTGCATCCTTCTCCCGAGTGTTTCTCCTGTTCGCGATCATCCTTGGCATGATCGTGCCGGGAATGAACGCAGCCTCCGCGACCGTCGGCCAAAAGGTCACGTTTTCAGTCTCAGCCAGCGGCACGGCCCCGTTTACCTACCAGTGGTACAAGGACGGAGTCGCGCTTTCGGGGGCGACGGCCTCGACTCATGTAATTGCCTCCGTTTCCTCGGCGCATGCAGGAGGCTACACGGTTACTGTCAGCAACTCGGCGGGCTCCGCGACATCAGCGGTCAGCACCCTTGCGATTTCAGCGCCAGCGAGTCCCCCTTCCATCACCACTCAACCGTCTGCCGTCACAGTCACGGAAGGTGGCGCCGCTTCGTTCACGGTTTCCGCCTCCGGCGGCACCCCCTTGTCGTACCAATGGAGAAAAGACGGGGTGGCAATAACGGGTGCGACGAGCGCGAGCTACTCGATCCCTGCCACGGCTGCGACGCATTCGGGCTCGTACAGCGTCGTCGTCACCAACTCCTCCGGCTCCGTCACCAGCAACGCCGCATCCCTGACCGTGAACCCGGTTGTAGTGGCGCCAACAATACTGGCACACCCGACGTCGGCGTCCGCGCTCGCTGGGTCAAGTCTCACGCTTAGCGTGAATGCCACAGGCTCCGGCACCTTGTCATACCAGTGGAAGAAGAACGGGGCGAACATCACAGGTGCCACGAGTGCGTCGCTTTCGCTCACCGGCATCACCACGGCAAACGGAGGCACCTATTCCGTCGTCGTGACCAACAGTGTCGGCTCGGTCACGAGCAACGCAGCAACCGTCACGGTGACGACGCTCACCGTTGCGCCATCGATCTCCAGCCAGCCCTCCAGCCAGTCCGTTAACGTGGGAAGTCCGCTCGTCTTGAGCGTCGCCGTCGACGGCACCGCGCCCTTCACTTACCAGTGGAAAAAAGGAGGCATCAACATTCTTGGCGCCACATCCTCCACGTTTTCCGTGAACTCCGCCGCGCTCGGGAATGCGGGTGACTACTCGGTCGTCGTCACCAACTCCGCGGGCAGTGTCACCAGCTCCATCGCTTCCGTCAGTGTCCTGGAAGTCATCGTCGCTCCGAGCATCACGAGCCAGCCGGCATCGAAGTCCGTTTCAGCTGGCGCGAACGCGACCTTCTCCGTTTCGGCCACAGGCACGGGCCCGTTGACGTACCAGTGGATCTACAACGATACGGACATCCCCGGCGCCACCGCCGCGAGCTACACAGTCGTGGCGGCCCAGCCTGCTGATGCGGGTAACTACTCCGTCGTCGTCACGAACGCCGCTGGATCCGACATCAGCGCCACAGCTTCCCTCACCGTGACCGGTACCTCCAATGGAGGGGGGACGATCAACCCCACACCTACACCGACGCCGGTGCCTACGGCTGCGCCGACTCCCATTCCCACTCCCATACCGACCGCGACGCCCACGCCGAAGCCAACGGCAACCCCGACACCTAAGCCGTCCGCGACGCCAACTCCTCTCCCCAACGCCACGCCCACCCCGGTGCCGTCCGCGACGCCCACACCTCTCCCGACCGCCACGCCCACTCCGGTTCCCGGGCCTACGCCTACGCCGAAGCCGGCTGTAACTCCGACTCCCAAGCCGAGCCCCACGCCCACGCCTGTTGTCAATCCCGCGCCCACCCCCACACCGGAGCCTCCTGGCGCGGTTCAGACGCGCCTCTCCAATCTCTCCATTCGCTCGATCGCGGGCATGGGAGGAAACCCCCTCATTGTCGGCCTCACCATGAGTGGCTCCACGGGGAAATCGGTACTCGTGCGCGCCACGGGGCCCGCACTCTCGGCCTTCGGAGTCGGCGGGACACTGGCCGACCCCAATCTCAAGCTCTTCAACGACCAGCTGGAAACGGACAGCAATGACAACTGGGGCACCTCCTCGGCCCAGGTGATCGAGGCCGGTATCAAGGTGGGCGCCTTTCCGCTCGTGGATACCAGCAGTCGCGACACGGCGCTCGTAACGACACTGAGTGGCTCCCGCACGGTGCACGTCAATTCCAGCCGACCTGGCGAAAGTGGCGTCGTGCTCGTCGAGGTGTATGATGCCGGTACGGGCGCCTCCACCCGGTTGACCAATGCGTCGGCACGCAACTACGCAGGTGTCGGCGGCGAAGTGCTCGTGCTGGGCTTTACGATCGACGGGCCGGGCACGCGCAAGGTCCTGGTCCGCGGCATCGGTCCCACTCTGTCGGTCTTCGGTGTCACCGGCACCCTCCAGGATCCGACCATGCAACTTCACAAGTTGTCTGGCGGACAGGCGACCCTGATCGATTTCAATGACAACTGGGGCGGCGATCCCGTCATCGCGGATGCTTTCTCGAAAGCGGGCGCCTTCAACCTGAACGCAAATTCACGCGACGCCGCGATCGTCGCCACGCTCCCGGCCGGCGGCTACACGATCACGGTGGCGGGTCTCAACAACGGCACCGGCGAGGCCCTCGTCGAGATCTTTGAATTGGAATAA
- a CDS encoding polysaccharide biosynthesis/export family protein: MKIRLLILLPLVAFAFTACQTPPPAATGAVGSSQDQGPVVLREGDQIRIAFPGSPNLDTQQTIRRDGRITLPLLGEYVVAGKTPGDLEKALLEAYANQIVSKELSVTVIQSVYPVFVSGAVMRPGKIMADRPLTALEAVMESGGFNDMKADKTRVTVIRNDGGQAKHFYLNLKAVLEGQSTEQFYLRPSDIVVVPERFSLF, from the coding sequence ATGAAAATCCGCCTCCTAATCCTCCTCCCACTCGTCGCGTTTGCATTCACCGCATGCCAAACACCTCCTCCGGCCGCCACTGGGGCCGTCGGCAGTTCTCAGGATCAGGGTCCGGTGGTCCTGCGTGAGGGTGACCAGATTCGGATCGCTTTCCCAGGTTCTCCGAACTTGGACACCCAGCAAACCATTCGACGCGACGGTCGGATCACGCTGCCCTTGCTCGGCGAGTATGTCGTGGCGGGAAAGACTCCGGGTGACCTTGAGAAAGCGCTCCTCGAAGCGTATGCCAATCAGATTGTCTCGAAGGAACTCTCCGTCACGGTCATCCAATCCGTGTATCCGGTGTTTGTGAGTGGCGCCGTCATGCGCCCCGGCAAGATCATGGCGGACCGCCCGTTGACCGCGCTCGAAGCCGTGATGGAATCCGGTGGCTTCAATGACATGAAAGCGGACAAGACTCGCGTGACCGTGATTCGCAACGACGGGGGTCAGGCGAAACACTTCTATCTGAACCTGAAAGCAGTGCTCGAGGGGCAATCCACAGAGCAGTTCTATCTCCGCCCATCGGATATCGTGGTGGTACCGGAACGGTTCAGTTTGTTTTGA